The Bacteroides sp. AN502(2024) DNA segment CTATTTGCTTAAATATAATTGTCGGAACTGCCTCCCCCAAATTTTGGCGAATATTCATTTCCTCTTTCTTCAAGAAAGCCTCTTTCTCTCTCAATGACATATTGTTCAGATCTTCGAATGGAATATCACTCCATTTGAAAGAAGAGGGGACAGACATCATTAACATAACTTCTCTAATACTAAACACTCTATTATCAACAGGGTGAACAGTATTTTGGCTTGCCATAATATCATTACGGGTATGAATACAGGGAGCGACTTTATCCCAATACTGACGAGTGTATTTATCTCCATTTTTGCGTGCGTTATATACAATAACGCCGTCCTTAATACTATGGGGAATCTTTGTTATGTCTGTATTGTCAAATGCAGATTGCCCCTCTTTAATGTCTGCAATCCAAGATTCCATCTGGGGCGAGTACTTTCTAAAATTATGATATATATCATTTCCAGAAATCTCTCCCATCGTTTTCAAGGATGGCAAATGACCAATCACTTGCCTTAGTGTTCTTTCGGGTTGCTTATCAGGGAAAATATCGTATGGTGTTATCTCTTTCAAGTCTTTACGGACACCAATCACCAATGTTCTTGTTCTACTTGAGGGATTGCCATAATCCTTAAAGTTTACCACTTGATATAAGATATTATATACTCCTGACAAGTTAGTTTCTATTGTGTCTTTAATAGACTTATCTTTACCATCCACATCAGTACATACAGAAGTAAGGAAAGCCCTAACATTCTCAAATATAAAAAACTTAGGTTTAATCTGTTGAGTCATTTTTATAGACTCAACGACCAAGGAGTTACGTTTCAACTCGTCTTTCTTCTTGTGGTTGGCAACAGACATACCTTGACAGGGAGGTGTCGCAATCAACACATCTAAATCAGTTAGATTAAATCCTCTTTTCCACATATCTAACTCCGCAAAAACCTTATCCTTTGTTTCTTGCGTAGTCATGTCTCCACAAATATATCCGCTGTCATAAGCACATTTCTGATTGAATTTCTGAATTTTCATTCTGCGCTCTAACAACTCAACAGTAGCCACACAATAGAATCCCTCTTCCTTAAAGCCGTAGCATCCAACGCCAGCACTACTGAATAGGCTGACATAGGTCCTCAGCCCATACACAGAACGCCGATCCGCCAATAGCATTTCAGGAATTTCTAACTTTGGGTATAATTTCACTTTTGCCATATCAACCTATTCTTCTTAAATTTTCCGCAACCATGGAAAGAGCTTTTGAAGCAACCTTGTGTTCATCAGATACAATATCTGTGACTTTATCTGCGAGCCATAAAGTAAGGAGATCTGTCAGTTCTACATGAAACATCTCCGACAATATAGCCACCTGCTCTTTCTTGGCTTTGCGCTCGCCTTTTTCAATCTTACAATATGTTGCTGTGTCTATATCAAGAGCAGCGGCAATCTGCCTTTGAGGCATTTGATTCTGAATGCGCAACTCTTTTATTTTCTCCGTAAACAGCATATTACTCATTTTTGTCTTGACATTATTTGGCAAAGGTACGAATTTTTGCCCATTCTTCATATGACATATTCGAATAAATTTCACGATGGGATTTTTGTTGTAAAAAACTTTGTGGTATTGGATTATTCTATTATCTTTGTACTCGAAACGAGTGACTTGAAAGCAACTCACAGCAAAGCGCAGAAATAGGCACGGTTGCCAATTCGTTACCCAAATTTCTGCCATTCTTCCAAACCTCCTATGATTAAGGAGGTTATAAGATTCTTCCAGATTTAAAAAAAATCTTTTGTCGCGTCATCAGATCAGAACAGCCATCTTGGATGCCGTCTTCTTCTACCGCTCAAAGGCTCCGGGCATCGGTGGTTTGAAATTATACCATGAGCTCCGCTCCCTTTATGGAAGCGAGATAACCGGAGGGCGGGATGCCTTCCTTCATCTGCTGCGTTCGGAACGCCTTATGCTGCCCCCGAAGAAACCCAGGCATACGACGGACTCCCACCATCTTTACAAGAAGTATCCGAATCTGATCAAGGGGGTAACGGCACAATACCCGAACCATATCTGGGTATGTGACATCACTTACATCTGGATTGAAGGTGGCGTATGCTACCTCCATCTTGTAACGGACATGTACTCACATGCCGTTTTAGGATGGGTGCTCTCTCCCAGTTTGCATGCCGAATATACGCTACAGGCACTGGAACAGGCCATCAATGAGGCTGGAGGTGGCAATCTTTGCGGCACAATCCACCATTCCGACCGGGGGGTACAGTATGCCTGCGATGCCTATATCGACACACTGGTCACTCATCATATACGTGTGAGCATGACTGAAGATTACAACCCGACGGACAATGCGGTAGCAGAAAGGATGAATGGCATCCTGAAAACGGAATGGATATACGGCATGTCGCTGTTCAGGGATAAAGAGATGGCACGGGAGCAGATTACGCGAATGATTGACTTCTATAATAATGGACGACCACATATGAGCATAGGTATGAAAAAACCCATGGACGTATATCATGGAGAGGTGCCGGGAAAATCATTGTGGAAAAAATAAGGTTCCATATGATAAATAAATACTATATTTGCGATACCGAGAACCCGGGACATGACGGTTTAAGCCATTGTCTCACAAAAGCCAATAGGGTGTCGAACCCTATTGACTTTTACCGAGAGCCCGAGCACACTCAGATTTGTCCATTGTTTTTACGTATGACAACTATCTTAGGAGCAAAGGGAAGAAACTAACAACTGTTTTAGTTATGAATAACAGAATGTGACAACTTATTTAGTAACTAGCCTCTAAAAGTGACAACCATTTCTAGTATAAGTCATTCTTTTTATTGTTACTTCAGCAAAACACTTTGTTTCAAGGCGCTGAACACTTTGTTTCAAGGCGGTGAACACTTTGTTTCAAGGCGGTGAACACTTTGTTTCAACACGCTGAACACTTTGTTTCAACACGCTGAACACTTTGTTCCAATATGGTTGAACACTTTGTTTCAATACGGTGGAACACTTTGTTTTATCGGTTTGAATACTTGTTTGCACTACATAAACATTGTGCGGTGTGCAGGCAAACTGTACTAATCCGGTATTTGAATAGTATGTTGCAGATAACTTTATCTGCAACTATCTGCAACAGGTATCTGCAACAGCATAAGTCTCTTGTTTTCATCGATTTAGCATGATTTTGTTGCAGATGGCAGATGTTTTGTGTCTTTCAAACATAGAGAAGAACTCCCGGTATGATGTCTTTCTGCATCGACATGGTGTCGGCTGTGGTCTATAGAATAAGACTATTTTTGAGAGAACAAAACAGGTTTAAATGGAAAGAGCCGTGTTATAGACCAAAAATATTTTGGTGGGCGTCATTAATGTTTTAAAGTTAATTTGTACTTTTGTCATGTCTGTAAAAGGAATGCTTGTCTCTCTGCAACATTATTTTAAGCGATTTTCTTTATGCGATAAAATGCTGTGCTATTATTGTTGTTCAGTGATTTGTAAGAATGTGGTCTGTTGTGTTGCTAAATTGCGGGCGGTTTGCTTATTCAGTTGTTTTAAAGTCGGTATGAAGGAAGATAAAGAGAACAATCGGTCGGATGCTTTGAAGAGTAAGTTTGAAGAACTCTTCAAAGATAATTATTCCCGCCTTTATTATTATGCTCTCCATTTTATTCAAGATAGTGAGGTCTGTAAGGATTTAGTAAGCGACACTTTCCATTTTATATGGGAAAACATTGACTCCTTACGTATGGAGACGGCTAAGGTTTATATATTTACCCATCTGCAACGCCTTTGCCTCGATTATCTTCGGCATTCGGGTATGATGGTTGCTAAAACAGACTCCTACCTTGCCATGCTTAAAGAGTGGAACGGTAACGATTGGCGGGAAAGCGAGGCACGTATTCAGAAGATTATGTGTTTGATAAATGACATGCCCCCGTTAACGAGAACAGTGATGGAGCAATGTTATATACATAAAAAGAAGTACATAGAAGTAGCCGGAATAACAGGGCTATCCGAAAGTGGCGTGCGTAAGCATGTGATGAAGGGGCTGAATATAATAAGAGAATACTTCTCTGTGAAATACAAAAAGCGGTACTAATAGGGCTGCTGCCCTATTGATCGATGATAAGACAGTTGTATGACTTATAGCAAACGATGTTATAAATGTTTATATTATAAGGAAAGAACTTTATGAGTGACTCAAATGACAAAGGAAATAAATTAGGTATGGATGAGCACCAAGTACCGGATGAACGTTTACGTTACGAATGCGAGCAGGCATTCTTACGTCGTCACTTTACAGAGCCTTCTGTAAATGAAGAGTGGGAAAGGTTTCAATGCTCCCTGTCGCGGAATGTGCAACGTAAAAAACGTATTACCTATTATATATTGAGCGGACTTTCCGCTGCTGCAATAATATCTGGGGTAATCTTCTTCGTTTTGCACGACAATAAAGCGCAAAGGGGGCGATCGAAAGAAGCAATGGAGGTATTGATAACTTCCATAAGCAAAGAGCAGCAAGTGGTTATAGAAGAATCGGGCGATGGCATGCCCAAGGAACGTACAACGATAGCCGTTAATGCTGTTCCGACTGTAGAACGGCAAGGTGCGGTGCTGTCAGCAAAAGGTGCGGATTATACCCACGTAAATGCTAAGAGAGTCCGTCGTAACGTCGTTTCCATACCTCGTGGTAAGGTGTATAAAATAGTACTGAACGATGGTACAGAGGTGTGGCTTAATGCACATAGCCGTTTTTCGTTCCCCACCTGGTTCTCCGGTGATAAGCGGGAGGTAACACTCGAAGGAGAAGCCTATTTTAAGGTAATGCATGAGGAAAACAGACCTTTTATTATTGTCACCGATAAAATAACAACGCAGGTATTGGGCACAGAACTGAATGTGAAAGCGTATAAAGATTCTGAGGCACACGTCACATTGGTACGCGGTGCAGTGTGCGTACGGCTGCCGCATAAAGCAGAGGGAGTGCTCTTATCGCCCGGTGATGACATGGTTTGTGCAGACGATAGCTTTCAGATTAAAAAGGT contains these protein-coding regions:
- a CDS encoding helix-turn-helix domain-containing protein, whose protein sequence is MKNGQKFVPLPNNVKTKMSNMLFTEKIKELRIQNQMPQRQIAAALDIDTATYCKIEKGERKAKKEQVAILSEMFHVELTDLLTLWLADKVTDIVSDEHKVASKALSMVAENLRRIG
- a CDS encoding IS3 family transposase, which translates into the protein MSRHQIRTAILDAVFFYRSKAPGIGGLKLYHELRSLYGSEITGGRDAFLHLLRSERLMLPPKKPRHTTDSHHLYKKYPNLIKGVTAQYPNHIWVCDITYIWIEGGVCYLHLVTDMYSHAVLGWVLSPSLHAEYTLQALEQAINEAGGGNLCGTIHHSDRGVQYACDAYIDTLVTHHIRVSMTEDYNPTDNAVAERMNGILKTEWIYGMSLFRDKEMAREQITRMIDFYNNGRPHMSIGMKKPMDVYHGEVPGKSLWKK
- a CDS encoding sigma-70 family RNA polymerase sigma factor, which codes for MKEDKENNRSDALKSKFEELFKDNYSRLYYYALHFIQDSEVCKDLVSDTFHFIWENIDSLRMETAKVYIFTHLQRLCLDYLRHSGMMVAKTDSYLAMLKEWNGNDWRESEARIQKIMCLINDMPPLTRTVMEQCYIHKKKYIEVAGITGLSESGVRKHVMKGLNIIREYFSVKYKKRY
- a CDS encoding FecR family protein; translated protein: MSDSNDKGNKLGMDEHQVPDERLRYECEQAFLRRHFTEPSVNEEWERFQCSLSRNVQRKKRITYYILSGLSAAAIISGVIFFVLHDNKAQRGRSKEAMEVLITSISKEQQVVIEESGDGMPKERTTIAVNAVPTVERQGAVLSAKGADYTHVNAKRVRRNVVSIPRGKVYKIVLNDGTEVWLNAHSRFSFPTWFSGDKREVTLEGEAYFKVMHEENRPFIIVTDKITTQVLGTELNVKAYKDSEAHVTLVRGAVCVRLPHKAEGVLLSPGDDMVCADDSFQIKKVDTSYYSQWMEGVFYYDDVSLVDILRDLGRWYNLSVEIEQEPALMSLRLHFVAERSDSIDKVIENLNAYEYLSVTKKGNRLVVKRKNKETDKE